One Nostocoides sp. HKS02 genomic window carries:
- a CDS encoding dihydrofolate reductase, with protein sequence MTNVTLIAAVGRNGVIGAGNEMPWRIPEDFAFFKRTTMGHPMIMGRKTFDSIGRVLPGRRTIVVTHQPNWHHPEVETAHSLSEALSLAGPADEVFVCGGGQIYAEAMAWAHRLLITEVDQSPDGDVRFPRSTRPAGTRWRARTRTASAG encoded by the coding sequence ATGACGAACGTGACGCTCATTGCCGCGGTCGGGCGCAACGGCGTCATCGGTGCCGGCAACGAGATGCCCTGGCGCATCCCCGAGGACTTCGCCTTCTTCAAGCGGACCACGATGGGCCACCCGATGATCATGGGCCGCAAGACCTTCGACTCGATCGGACGGGTCCTGCCCGGGCGGCGCACGATCGTCGTCACCCACCAGCCGAACTGGCACCACCCCGAGGTCGAGACGGCCCACTCCTTGAGCGAGGCGCTGTCGCTGGCCGGTCCAGCGGACGAGGTGTTCGTGTGCGGCGGCGGCCAGATCTATGCCGAGGCGATGGCCTGGGCGCACCGACTGCTCATCACCGAGGTCGACCAGTCGCCGGACGGCGACGTGCGGTTCCCCCGATCAACCCGTCCCGCTGGCACGAGGTGGCGCGCAAGGACCAGGACGGCTTCAGCTGGGTGA
- a CDS encoding ribonuclease J, producing MSHPHPELTAPPKLAPHGVRIIALGGLGEVGRNMAVIEHAGQLLIIDCGVLFPEDHHPGVDLILPDFEYIENRLDDIQAIVLTHGHEDHIGAVPYLLKLKPDIPIVGSMLTLALIEAKLKEHRIRPYTLGVKEGMRERLGVFDCEFVAVNHSIPDALAVFVRTPGGTILHTGDFKMDQLPLDGRLTDLRAFARLGEEGVDLFMTDSTNAEVPGFTTPERDIAPAIDKVFRDAERRIIVACFSSHVHRVQQVLDAAEKAGRKVAMVGRSMVRNMGIAAELGYLHVPDGVLVDVKKLGNLPDRQVVLICTGSQGEPMAALSRMANRDHRIEVGDGDTVLMASSLIPGNENAVYRVINGLMRLGADVVHKGNAKVHVSGHASAGELLYCYNIVKPRNVMPVHGEWRHLVANGKLAEQTGVPRAQVVLAEDGVVVDLVDGVASIVGAVPCGYIYVDGSSVGEFDEALLKDRRILRDEGFVSVIVVMDAATGKIAAGPEITARGFAEDDEIFNQVRPKIEQALAEATGNGVTDSYQLEQVMRRAVGSWVGGKIRRRPMIIPVVIQA from the coding sequence GTGAGCCATCCCCATCCCGAGCTGACGGCCCCGCCGAAGCTCGCGCCCCACGGCGTGCGCATCATCGCCCTCGGCGGCCTCGGCGAGGTCGGCCGCAACATGGCGGTCATCGAGCACGCCGGCCAGCTGCTCATCATCGACTGCGGAGTGCTGTTCCCTGAGGACCACCATCCGGGGGTCGACCTCATCCTGCCGGACTTCGAGTACATCGAGAACCGGCTCGACGACATCCAGGCCATCGTGCTGACCCACGGCCACGAGGACCACATCGGTGCCGTGCCCTACCTGCTCAAGCTCAAGCCCGACATCCCCATCGTCGGGTCGATGCTGACCCTGGCCCTGATCGAGGCCAAGCTCAAGGAGCACCGCATCCGGCCCTACACGCTGGGTGTCAAGGAGGGCATGCGGGAGCGGCTCGGGGTGTTCGACTGCGAGTTCGTCGCGGTCAACCACTCGATTCCCGACGCGCTCGCCGTCTTCGTGCGCACGCCCGGGGGCACGATCCTGCACACCGGCGACTTCAAGATGGACCAGCTCCCGCTCGACGGGCGCCTGACCGACCTGCGCGCCTTCGCCCGACTCGGGGAGGAGGGCGTGGACCTGTTCATGACCGACTCGACCAACGCCGAGGTCCCGGGGTTCACCACTCCCGAGCGTGACATCGCGCCGGCCATCGACAAGGTGTTCCGCGACGCCGAGCGCCGCATCATCGTGGCCTGCTTCTCCAGCCACGTGCACCGCGTCCAGCAGGTGCTCGACGCCGCCGAGAAGGCCGGTCGCAAGGTCGCCATGGTGGGCCGCTCGATGGTGCGCAACATGGGGATCGCGGCCGAGCTGGGCTACCTGCACGTGCCCGACGGCGTGCTCGTCGACGTCAAGAAGCTCGGCAACCTCCCGGACCGGCAGGTCGTCCTCATCTGCACCGGGTCCCAGGGTGAGCCGATGGCCGCGCTCTCACGCATGGCCAACCGCGACCACCGCATCGAGGTCGGCGACGGTGACACCGTCCTCATGGCGTCCTCCCTGATCCCGGGCAACGAGAACGCCGTCTACCGCGTCATCAACGGCCTCATGCGGCTCGGGGCCGACGTCGTCCACAAGGGCAACGCCAAGGTCCACGTCTCGGGTCACGCCAGTGCCGGCGAGCTGCTCTACTGCTACAACATCGTCAAGCCCCGCAACGTCATGCCGGTGCACGGCGAATGGCGCCACCTCGTGGCCAACGGCAAGCTCGCGGAGCAGACCGGCGTCCCGCGCGCACAGGTGGTCCTGGCCGAGGACGGTGTCGTGGTCGACCTGGTCGACGGTGTGGCGAGCATCGTCGGCGCCGTCCCCTGCGGCTACATCTACGTCGACGGGTCCTCGGTGGGCGAGTTCGACGAGGCCCTGCTCAAGGACCGCCGCATCCTGCGCGACGAGGGTTTCGTCTCGGTCATCGTCGTCATGGATGCCGCGACCGGCAAGATCGCGGCCGGCCCCGAGATCACCGCCCGCGGCTTCGCCGAGGACGACGAGATCTTCAACCAGGTCCGACCCAAGATCGAGCAGGCCCTGGCCGAGGCCACGGGCAACGGCGTCACCGACTCCTACCAGCTCGAGCAGGTCATGCGTCGCGCGGTCGGCAGCTGGGTCGGCGGCAAGATCCGTCGCCGTCCGATGATCATCCCGGTGGTCATCCAGGCGTGA
- a CDS encoding thymidylate synthase, translated as MQQYLDLLDHVMTTGVDKSDRTGTGTRSVFGYQMRFDLSEGFPVLTTKKLHLKSIIGELLWFLRGDSNVRWLQERGITIWDEWADANGDLGPVYGYQWRSWPTPDGRHIDQIAKVIESIRTNPDSRRHIVSAWNVADVDSMALPPCHTMFQFYVAGGKLSCQLYQRSADIFLGVPFNIASYALLTMMVAQVCDLEPGDFVHTLGDAHLYSNHVEQATLQLTRTPLPLPQMRITPGKQIDEFDLADFELVGYEAYPSIKAPIAV; from the coding sequence GTGCAGCAGTATCTCGACCTCCTCGACCACGTGATGACGACCGGCGTCGACAAGTCCGACCGCACCGGCACCGGGACCCGGTCGGTCTTCGGGTACCAGATGCGGTTCGACCTCTCCGAGGGCTTCCCCGTGCTCACCACGAAGAAGCTGCACCTCAAGTCGATCATCGGCGAGCTGCTGTGGTTCCTGCGCGGGGACTCCAACGTGCGCTGGCTCCAGGAGCGGGGCATCACGATCTGGGACGAGTGGGCCGACGCCAACGGCGATCTCGGCCCGGTCTACGGCTACCAGTGGCGCTCCTGGCCGACCCCCGACGGTCGACACATCGACCAGATCGCCAAGGTCATCGAGTCGATCAGGACCAACCCGGACTCGCGACGCCACATCGTCTCGGCGTGGAACGTCGCCGACGTCGACTCGATGGCGCTCCCGCCGTGCCACACGATGTTCCAGTTCTACGTCGCGGGCGGCAAGCTGTCGTGCCAGCTCTACCAGCGCTCGGCCGACATCTTTCTCGGCGTGCCGTTCAACATCGCCTCCTACGCGCTGCTGACGATGATGGTCGCCCAGGTCTGCGACCTCGAGCCCGGTGACTTCGTGCACACCCTGGGCGATGCCCACCTCTACTCCAACCACGTCGAGCAGGCCACCCTCCAGCTGACCCGCACGCCGCTGCCCCTGCCACAGATGCGGATCACGCCGGGCAAGCAGATCGACGAGTTCGACCTCGCGGACTTCGAGCTCGTGGGCTACGAGGCGTACCCGTCGATCAAGGCGCCCATCGCCGTCTGA
- a CDS encoding aminotransferase class V-fold PLP-dependent enzyme, with the protein MPALERAGAGLPPVVSAGLGVPTLHGTVDYANFDHAASTPALVSVKQAVDTALRTYSSVHRGNGYASRVTSAWYEEARAEVAAFVGARAGDEVIFTRNSTDSFNLLARALPRDTSVFVFETEHHAALLPWKPRQTVRLPVPGTPADAQAVLRSALATRHGRHRLVVLAGASNVTGEVWPVRELAAIARRAGARVVLDAAQLAPHRHIDLDELGVDYVVLSGHKLYAPFGAGVLAGRSDWLDAAQPYLAGGGATRAVTEEGVQWQTGAARHEAGSPNVVGAIALAAACHTLRANAAAVEAHERALGSRLLEGLRAIDGVETYSLFGEDHDRVAVATFTIDGLDSSLVSAALSAEHGVGVRDGKFCAHLCVDALLDDPYAAGPSTAVRASVGLGTTPAHVERLLAAVAELAEHGAGFDYTPTADGWVLAADADPREDLPTRPW; encoded by the coding sequence GTGCCCGCACTCGAACGGGCCGGCGCTGGCTTGCCGCCGGTCGTGTCGGCCGGCCTGGGCGTGCCCACGCTCCACGGAACCGTGGACTACGCCAACTTCGACCACGCCGCCTCCACCCCCGCGCTGGTCAGCGTGAAGCAGGCCGTGGACACCGCCCTGCGCACCTACTCGTCGGTCCACCGCGGCAACGGCTACGCCTCGCGCGTGACGAGCGCGTGGTACGAAGAGGCGCGCGCCGAGGTGGCCGCGTTCGTGGGTGCCCGCGCGGGCGACGAGGTCATCTTCACGCGCAACAGCACGGACTCGTTCAACCTGCTGGCGCGGGCACTCCCCCGCGACACGAGCGTGTTCGTCTTCGAGACCGAGCACCACGCCGCCCTGCTGCCGTGGAAGCCGCGGCAGACCGTGCGGCTGCCCGTGCCCGGCACCCCGGCCGACGCCCAGGCCGTGCTCCGGTCCGCGCTCGCAACCCGGCACGGCCGCCACCGCCTCGTCGTCCTGGCCGGCGCCTCCAACGTCACGGGCGAGGTGTGGCCGGTCCGCGAGCTCGCCGCGATCGCCCGACGAGCAGGTGCCAGGGTCGTCCTCGACGCCGCGCAGCTGGCCCCGCACCGGCACATCGACCTCGACGAGCTCGGCGTCGACTACGTCGTGCTGTCCGGCCACAAGCTCTACGCCCCGTTCGGCGCCGGCGTGCTGGCGGGACGCTCCGACTGGCTCGACGCCGCGCAGCCCTACCTCGCCGGCGGTGGGGCCACCCGCGCCGTCACCGAGGAGGGCGTGCAGTGGCAGACCGGGGCCGCACGCCACGAAGCCGGCAGCCCGAACGTCGTGGGCGCCATCGCGCTCGCTGCGGCCTGCCACACGCTGCGGGCCAATGCTGCGGCGGTCGAGGCACACGAGCGCGCCCTTGGCTCGCGCCTGCTCGAGGGGCTGCGCGCCATCGACGGGGTCGAGACGTACTCGCTGTTCGGCGAGGACCATGACCGGGTCGCGGTCGCCACCTTCACCATCGACGGGCTCGACTCCTCGCTGGTGTCGGCGGCCCTGTCTGCCGAGCACGGGGTCGGGGTGCGGGACGGCAAGTTCTGTGCCCACCTGTGCGTCGACGCCCTGCTCGACGACCCGTATGCCGCGGGGCCGAGCACCGCGGTGCGCGCCAGCGTCGGCCTGGGCACCACGCCCGCCCACGTCGAGCGGCTGCTCGCGGCCGTCGCCGAGCTGGCCGAGCACGGAGCGGGGTTCGACTACACGCCTACGGCCGACGGCTGGGTGCTCGCTGCCGACGCGGACCCGCGCGAGGACCTGCCCACGCGCCCCTGGTAG
- the dapA gene encoding 4-hydroxy-tetrahydrodipicolinate synthase: protein MSTTSPFGRLLTAMVSPMRPDGSLDLEGARRLVAHLLDTGHDGIVVNGTTGESATLSDDESIQLVELVAEEAGGRAAVVAGVGSNATAHSVEMAHRALGAGATGLLLVSPYYTKPTQPGLVAHCRAVADATDLPVMLYDIPGRTGIPFDTATLLELAAHDRIVAVKDAKGLPWETTKVLAATDLLYFSGADETNLPWLAMGATGVVSVVGHVAGREYAAMIAAVDQGDLAQARAIHHRLVPAVDALMTTSQGAIMAKAAMVELGIIEHPTVRLPLVESPPEHLDLLRAGLKESGLL, encoded by the coding sequence ATGAGCACCACGTCACCGTTCGGCCGCCTCCTGACGGCGATGGTCAGCCCCATGCGCCCCGACGGCAGCCTGGACCTCGAGGGCGCGCGCCGGCTGGTGGCCCACCTGCTCGACACCGGCCACGACGGGATCGTCGTCAACGGCACCACCGGCGAGTCCGCCACGCTCAGCGACGACGAGAGCATCCAGCTGGTCGAGCTCGTCGCCGAGGAGGCCGGCGGCCGCGCCGCGGTGGTTGCCGGAGTCGGCTCGAACGCCACGGCGCACAGCGTCGAGATGGCCCACCGTGCGCTCGGCGCCGGCGCCACCGGCCTGCTGCTGGTCTCGCCCTACTACACCAAGCCCACCCAGCCCGGTCTGGTCGCGCACTGCCGCGCGGTGGCCGACGCCACCGACCTGCCGGTGATGCTCTACGACATCCCGGGCCGCACCGGCATCCCGTTCGACACCGCCACGCTCCTCGAGCTGGCCGCGCACGACCGCATCGTCGCGGTCAAGGACGCCAAGGGGTTGCCCTGGGAGACGACCAAGGTCCTGGCGGCCACCGATCTCCTGTACTTCTCCGGCGCCGACGAGACCAACCTGCCGTGGCTCGCGATGGGCGCGACCGGGGTCGTCAGCGTGGTGGGCCACGTGGCCGGGCGCGAGTATGCCGCGATGATCGCGGCCGTCGACCAGGGTGACCTCGCGCAGGCGCGCGCCATCCACCACCGGCTGGTCCCGGCGGTCGACGCCCTCATGACCACCTCGCAGGGCGCGATCATGGCCAAGGCCGCCATGGTCGAGCTGGGCATCATCGAGCATCCGACCGTGCGGCTCCCGCTGGTCGAGTCACCGCCCGAGCACCTCGACCTCCTTCGTGCCGGGCTCAAAGAGTCAGGACTGCTGTGA